The genomic interval GTGAAATCCGGGAAATTTATACGGATTTTCGAGAATTCCGGAATTTTTGATGAACAGCAAAAAGTACTTGCATCACACCTGAGAAATGAGACGGGGAGAAAACTTCTGTTAAGTATTATGGAAAATCCTGGTATTACGAATATGGATCTCGCAGAGAAGCATGATATGAATAAGAGTACAATACACTGGCACCTTAAAAAATTTCAAAAATCCGGCATTGTTCAATCTTCCCCTGAAGGAAAATATAAGAAATATTCCCTGAATCCCACTTTTGAAAATGATCTGAAAGATTACTTCTCCAAATAATCCATATGACGGGATCTTGGCTGTTTCATGTGAGGAAAAATCTGGCTTCAGTATTTTTCACAAACCCTCCGCCGCTGATGCCAGGGTTGCTGGTCGAAGGCGCTGGAGGGGCCGGTCCGTAGCGGTTCGGGGGTTTGAATTTCTTCCTTTGGATTTTTAAATATGAAAGAAATTCATTGAAATGGATCTAAAAAAAAGAGCGTAAATAAAAAATCAATCCTCCAATTATGGCACATAAATGAAGCACAATTAACATCTCAAAAAAATATGGGTCACGAAATCTAGACTCTTTAATCCTAGATTCTTGATAATCAAATATATTATAGAGGATTTTTGGCCTAGTTATTTTAAGAGATTTT from Methanolacinia paynteri carries:
- a CDS encoding winged helix-turn-helix transcriptional regulator — its product is MLIKVSFIAGILAAIFGTIKIIPVILGRLEDLFDNQNRKDIFVFISENPGCSIADISNNLGINRGSTKYHIGKLISDSKVTLVKSGKFIRIFENSGIFDEQQKVLASHLRNETGRKLLLSIMENPGITNMDLAEKHDMNKSTIHWHLKKFQKSGIVQSSPEGKYKKYSLNPTFENDLKDYFSK